The stretch of DNA ATAATCTTCTTTGACAAAATGCTCTATTTCTGATTCACGATCACAAATAATACGTAAAGCAACCGATTGAACACGACCAGCCGAACGTGCACCGGGAAGTTTACGCCATAAAACAGGTGAGAGCGTAAAACCTACAAGATAATCAAGAGCACGACGTGCAAGGTAGGCATCTACAAGTGATGTATCAATATCACGTGGATTGTTCATAGCATCAAGCACAGATTTTTTGGTGATGGCATTGAACACAACGCGTTTTACAGGTTTATCTTTTAAAACTTTTTTTTGACGAAGAATATCCAGAATGTGCCAAGAAATAGCTTCCCCTTCACGATCAGGGTCCGTTGCTAAGATGAGGCTATCGGCTTCTTTGACTGCTTTTGCTATTTCATTCAAACGCTTAGCAGCAGCAGAATCTATATCCCATTTCATAGAAAAATCTTGATCAGGTAGAACAGAACCATCTTTTGCAGACAAATCACGAACATGTCCGAATGATGCCACTACTTTATATTGAGATCCAAGATATTTATTAATTGTTTTTGCTTTTGCTGGAGATTCAACGATAACGATATTCATAATTTTACCCGAATGTTGAAATAAAAATTTTCCTTATAAACTCCTTTCACGTGAATAGCTAATGGCAATTGGTTAAGAGCACATAAAAAAATATTAGTCATATAAAAAACATTAATATTGTACAACTTGTGATTGTTATTATTAAAAGATACCCTATATAGAATTACACGATTTATTTTCCACTGTTAATACAAAAACATACGGCGAAATACTAAGATAACGTCTATTGAGAGGTAGGAGGGGAAATGCTCAAGGATAGAGGATTATGTTTATAAATAATTTAAAAGTTATCCAATATATTACAGATATGTCAAAACAAATGAATCAGATGGCGCGTCAGGCGCGTAGTCCACTTTTAGCATTGCTTTTGGATATGGTTGCCAAAGAAGGGCAAAGTATTATTAATAGTGCTGAGGCTCTTGGAGAAGATCCAAATGCGACAATGACACATAACCACCAGAGTGTCGAGTAAGTTTTCCAGCAAGCTCGAGCTCCACTAACAAGAGGTAGAGGTTTGGAAGTGAAACACCTGAATGGGCGCTGAGTGTGTCTAAGTCTATTGGAGTTGTTGAAAGAGCGGAGAGTACAGCTGCGCGTTCTGCGTCATTTCCAACCGAAGAGAGGCTATTGTTTTTTTCATCAGGTGAGCTAAAACGGTCTTCCTTTTCAAATTGTAAAGAGGCTGGTTCTTCAAAAAAATTGAGTTGGGAATTTTTGGGCGTTGGAGCTAATGGTGTAAGCGTTTCTATGATGTCAGAAGGATGGGTGGTGAGCAGGGCACCTTCCTTGATGAGATTGTTTGTACCAACAGACCTTGGATCAAGTGGAGAACCGGGAATGGCGAAAGTCAAACGTCCCATTTCAGCAGCTTGGCGTGCGGTAATTAAGGAGCCTGACCGTAGAGCGGCTTCTACGACCAAGAGTCCAAGTGATAGCCCTGCAATAATACGGTTTCTTCTCGGAAAGTCGATAGCACGCGGTTTCCAAGCAATGGGCATTTCACTGATAATTGCTCCACCGTTACTGATAATATCTTCATGCAGTTTTTTGTTTTCAGGAGGATAGATGTGATCAATTCCACCAGCCATTACTGCAACTGTGCCTGTTAATAGACTTGCTTGATGTGCAATACTATCAATGCCACGCGCTAATCCAGAAATTGTTGTAAAGCCAGATTCCCCAAGAAAATTTGCAAATTGAGCGGTGAGCTTTTTGCCGGCTGCTGAGGCATTTCGAGATCCAACAATTCCAACAGAAGGTTTCTGAAAAACCAAAATATTGCCTTTTATGGCAATAAGCGGTGGAGATGCTTCTGTTACCTTAAGAAAAGCTGGATAATCTGGTTCTCCTATACCAACAAAGCGAATACCTAATCTTTCGGCTTCTCGCATTTCTTTCTCTGCATCTTCTATCGTTGTGATTCGAATAGATGTAGAAAGACCACCTTTTCTACTAAGCTCGGGAAGCGCTGCCAAAGCATTTTCTGCCGTTTTATAATGATCAATAAGATTGCGAAAACTCACTGCTCCAATATTTTCACTACGCAACAACCGTAACCAATTTAAACGTTGACGATCAGTGAGCAGGATTCCTTTATTTATCCCCGTTTTGAGTCCCAATCTTACTTTCTTTCCCAACTAATAATCTACCGATATTTGCGTAATGCTTTATATACACAAACATGCTCATCACAATCAGTATAAAAAAGAAATAAGGATTGCAAAAATAAAAAACAAATATCGCAGTTATAACAACAGCAACGAGTGCAGATAATGAAGAATAGCGTGTGAGTAGAAAAATCGCCATCCAAACAACAATAAAAACAATTGCTGCTGGCCAGTAGACCCCTAAACACACACCAAGATAGGTAGCAACGCCTTTGCCACCTTTAAATTTCAACCATATAGGAAAAAGATGTCCCAAAAAGGCAAAAAAACCAGCTAGAGAAACAATGATGCTGTTTTCTGTTGGGGCACTTAAAAATTTTATGATAAGAATAATAACAGTTCCCTTTAACATATCGCAAAGAAGCGTGAGAGCCGCAACTTTTTTATTTCCTGTTCGTAGAACATTGGTAGCTCCAATATTTCCAGAACCAATTGTTCTGACATCGCCAAGTTTCGCTAATCGCGTAAAAAGAAAACCAAAAGGGATTGATCCCATAAGATAGGACATTAGAAATATAAACCATGTAGTGAACTGTAAAAGTGTCTCACCTTCATTCATTAAAAATCTCATTAAGTTTATTGATCAAGTTTAAAAATTGATTGTCCTTTAACAAAAGTTTGAACAACACGTCCTTGGAAGCGTGCATTCTCAAAAGGTGTATTTTTTGAGCGTGAATACAGCCTCTCTGTAGAAACGACCCATGGCTCCTCAAGATCAACCAAAATAAGATCTGCATGAACACCTTTTTTGAGTGTTCCTGCATTAAGTCCAAAGAGTTTTGCAGGTGTGGTTGATAAAAGTTCCGTTAATCGTAGAAGGGATATACTTTCATCATGGTAAAGGCGTAAAGCGGCACTCAATAAGGTTTCCATACCAATGGCGCCTGCGGCCGCATCGTGAAATGGTAAACGTTTTTTGTCAATACTCTGGGGATCATGGGAAGAGACGATAATGTCTACTGTTCCATCTTTTATTGCTTCAATCATTGCCATACGATCTTCTTCTGTACGTAGTGGGGGGATAAGACGGAAAGAGGTACGGTATTCACCGATGTCATTTTCATTAAGAGATAAGTGATTAATAGATACGCCGGCTGAAATCTTCTCACTTCGTTGCTTTGCTAAGTGAAGTGCGTCAACAGATAATTTTGTCGATATTTGTGCAGCATGATAACGTGTTTGTGTTAATGCCGCTAGGCGCAAATCTCTTTCGAGTGGGATGACTTCTGCTTCGCGAGGTATTCCAGAAAGACCAAGCCAACTCGCTAGTAGACTTTCATTGATAACACCTTTTCCTGTAAGGTCCTTATCTTGCGTTTCATGCATCAATGGAACATCGAAGTCACGTGCGTAAGTCATTGCACGACGCATAACAGATGAATTTTGAAGTGTTTTTTTCCCTTCACTAAAAGCAACCACTCCTGCTTCTTTGAGTAAGCCAAATTCGGTTATTTCTTGTCCGTTGAAACCTTGCGTGATTGCAGCAACGGGATAAATATTGACCGATGACATTTCTTGTGCTGTACGCGTAATGAATTCAACAAGGGCTATATTATCAATGACTGGATTTGTGTCCGGCATCATAAGGAAGGAAGTAATACCACCTGCTGCTGCTGATTGACTTGCTGATGCAATTGTTTCAAGGTGTTCATTTCCTGGTTCTCCAACAAAAACGAGAGCATCAACAAGTCCGGGTAGAATTGCTTTATTTTGTGCGTTAATAATCTTTGCCCCATCGGGAATTCCCTGATTCAAGGCTTCTTTTCCAGCAACTGTAATTAGTCCATTTTCAACAATAACTGTGCCAATTTCGTCGATTGTGCGTGAAGGATCAATAATGCGGGCGTTTTGAAAGACAATTGGCCTTGTCATATTTTATCTCCACTTGCTCTGAGGCGTGAATCTAATAAAGCTTCCATGACAGCCATACGCACAGCGATTCCCATTTCTACTTGTGTATGAATCATACTTTGTGGTCCATCGGCTATATCAGATGCGATCTCTACACCACGGTTTATTGGACCAGGATGCAGAATAATGCAATCATTTTTAGCGTAGGCTAAATTTTCTTTATGTAAGCCAAAATAATGAAAATATTCACGAATGGAGGGAATAAAGGAACCTGTCATACGTTCATGTTGTAAGCGTAGCATCATAATGACATCGGCACCTTTAAGGCCTTCTTTCATTGTGTTAAAAACCTCAACGCTCATATCAGCGATTCCTGTAGGCAAGAGTGTTGAAGGAGCGACAGCACGAACTCGAGCTCCCAAAGCATTGAGACTGAGGATATTGGAACGCGCAACACGTGAGTGCAAAATATCTCCACAAATTGCAACGGTTAATCCTTCAATATGACCTTTTGTTTTTTTTATGGTCAAAGCATCTAATAAAGCCTGTGTTGGATGTTCATGGGCACCATCACCTGCATTAATAACACAACAATTCACTTTTTGTGCTAACAAAGCGGCTGCTCCCGCACTACTATGGCGAATGACGAGTATATCTGGTTTCATCGCATTGAGAGTTGTGGCAGTATCAATCAATGTTTCCCCTTTTTTTACAGATGAATTGCCAATGGCCATACTCATCACATCTGCTCCTAACCGTTTTCCGGCTAATTCGAAAGAAGATCGTGTTCGCGTAGAAGCTTCAAAGAAGAGATTAATTTGGGTACGCCCAAATAACAGAGATTTTGTTTTATCAATTTTTTGAGAAAAGGTAACATACGCATCTGCACGATCAAGTAGTGTGGTAAGGTCTTGTATACTTAATCCTTTAATGCCTAAAAGATGTTGGTGGGGGAAAAGGGGGAAAAAAGTGTTTTGAGTCATAGCATTCTTTTTTATCTCTCTCTAAACAGATTAAACAAGCATTTGTTTGAATATAATAAATGTTTTTTTAACTGCAAAACGACAAATAGTCTATGATATGAATGATTTGAATAATAGGAATATGCCTATGAGTGCTGTGTCTACGCAAAATGTTCGCCGAAAAAATGCGTTTCTTAGTGATACGCTTATGTTTCGTATTGCTTCTACTTTGCCTAAGTTTTTATTAACAAGTTTTGAAGAAATAGGAGATTTTGTAGCGAGTCGTGAAGCGTGGGAGCATTCCTTTTTGGCGAATCGTTATCGGCCAGTATTGCGCTATAATGACGAATGGGGACTGCCAACAGAAAAATTAGAGATACATTCCTCTTATCAAGCTCTTCAACAGTATTCTAGACAAGCTGGTCTTGTCACATCGCTTTGGGAAAATACTTCTTCAGAAAATGGGGTGCGCTATCAAGCGCGTGCTATCCGCTTGGCTTTATCTGCTAGTTTAGAAACAGGACATTTGAATGAGGTTATTATAACAAGTGCTGCTATTGCAGTCTTAATTAGTGATATGGAGCTCTTCAAAAAATGGCAAAATGTACTCTTATCACGTCAATATGATTTATCATCTAAGCC from Bartonella taylorii encodes:
- the dprA gene encoding DNA-processing protein DprA, with the protein product MGLKTGINKGILLTDRQRLNWLRLLRSENIGAVSFRNLIDHYKTAENALAALPELSRKGGLSTSIRITTIEDAEKEMREAERLGIRFVGIGEPDYPAFLKVTEASPPLIAIKGNILVFQKPSVGIVGSRNASAAGKKLTAQFANFLGESGFTTISGLARGIDSIAHQASLLTGTVAVMAGGIDHIYPPENKKLHEDIISNGGAIISEMPIAWKPRAIDFPRRNRIIAGLSLGLLVVEAALRSGSLITARQAAEMGRLTFAIPGSPLDPRSVGTNNLIKEGALLTTHPSDIIETLTPLAPTPKNSQLNFFEEPASLQFEKEDRFSSPDEKNNSLSSVGNDAERAAVLSALSTTPIDLDTLSAHSGVSLPNLYLLLVELELAGKLTRHSGGYVSLSHLDLLQEPQHY
- the plsY gene encoding glycerol-3-phosphate 1-O-acyltransferase PlsY, with translation MNEGETLLQFTTWFIFLMSYLMGSIPFGFLFTRLAKLGDVRTIGSGNIGATNVLRTGNKKVAALTLLCDMLKGTVIILIIKFLSAPTENSIIVSLAGFFAFLGHLFPIWLKFKGGKGVATYLGVCLGVYWPAAIVFIVVWMAIFLLTRYSSLSALVAVVITAIFVFYFCNPYFFFILIVMSMFVYIKHYANIGRLLVGKESKIGTQNGDK
- a CDS encoding dihydroorotase; the protein is MTRPIVFQNARIIDPSRTIDEIGTVIVENGLITVAGKEALNQGIPDGAKIINAQNKAILPGLVDALVFVGEPGNEHLETIASASQSAAAGGITSFLMMPDTNPVIDNIALVEFITRTAQEMSSVNIYPVAAITQGFNGQEITEFGLLKEAGVVAFSEGKKTLQNSSVMRRAMTYARDFDVPLMHETQDKDLTGKGVINESLLASWLGLSGIPREAEVIPLERDLRLAALTQTRYHAAQISTKLSVDALHLAKQRSEKISAGVSINHLSLNENDIGEYRTSFRLIPPLRTEEDRMAMIEAIKDGTVDIIVSSHDPQSIDKKRLPFHDAAAGAIGMETLLSAALRLYHDESISLLRLTELLSTTPAKLFGLNAGTLKKGVHADLILVDLEEPWVVSTERLYSRSKNTPFENARFQGRVVQTFVKGQSIFKLDQ
- a CDS encoding aspartate carbamoyltransferase catalytic subunit; translation: MTQNTFFPLFPHQHLLGIKGLSIQDLTTLLDRADAYVTFSQKIDKTKSLLFGRTQINLFFEASTRTRSSFELAGKRLGADVMSMAIGNSSVKKGETLIDTATTLNAMKPDILVIRHSSAGAAALLAQKVNCCVINAGDGAHEHPTQALLDALTIKKTKGHIEGLTVAICGDILHSRVARSNILSLNALGARVRAVAPSTLLPTGIADMSVEVFNTMKEGLKGADVIMMLRLQHERMTGSFIPSIREYFHYFGLHKENLAYAKNDCIILHPGPINRGVEIASDIADGPQSMIHTQVEMGIAVRMAVMEALLDSRLRASGDKI